The Helianthus annuus cultivar XRQ/B chromosome 15, HanXRQr2.0-SUNRISE, whole genome shotgun sequence genomic sequence CAGGATGGTTACTAGAAGGAGAAGTGGACAAATGATTTTTTGCATGTTTTGGGGCTTTGGTCCCAAAGGGACGCTTATAAACATGTTAGAAACTTACATTTATACGGTTTGCTCCATTTTTTATAGTTTGAAAACCTTGGATTAATGATTCAACAATGTTTATGACTTGGAACCGTCTGTGATAACATAATCGATGAAGTTTATCTTTtcttatacatatatttattttcatttttgaAATATGTAGTTATATATATGCGTAATATTCATTAACCATTTTATCTTTATAAAAATTTATTGAGTTTTAATGTCTTTGATATATAAAAGGCACATAAACCCCAAACCAAATCATTTTTAGACGGATTGTCGCTGACCCAACCAACCCAGTGATACATAGTTGATTCAGGAGTGCGCGGACTCATATTTGGACCAGCTGGATTGGACATAAGGAAATAGGGTAGAAGTTGACCTAACATAAAAAGAGCATAATTTGTGTTATGTTTTGAGTCACGTGGCCAATAAGTAATGATCCGAAATATCTTGACGATTCAGATCACGCGATAAAATAGCAAACTATCATACTTGAATTCCATATTTGAGagaattttgaaaaatatgtttttttccCAATTTTgtagttttaagttatttccttTTCGTGTAAAGATGCATGAATACTTTGATTTGAGTAATGCACTCgttcagtggcggatctagaaaattaTTATAGGGGCAACGTTTCAAAGAAAAGGGGTAATAAAATCGAAAAAACGTTAATTTAGAAAGTCAATTTTATAATTAGACACTCAATTTCAATCTTTCAGTTTTGGCTCGATCTGCCCGAGGGCCTCATGTAATGTTTTGGCTATTGAATATCATATCGAATTTTCCTCTAAgatataaatttaaaacacaactaTTGTTTACTATATACTTAAAATATCTTGTTAAAAATTTGTAACCAACAAGTGGAAATTGGAACACAAGTATAACATACAACTTTAATAACAAGACTAACAACTACTACTTTCCACAAATGGCAGGATCCTTCTTGGATGGTCTAAAACTCAATGCAAACATACTATAAACACATAGATTTGCCTGTTTGGATTTAATAGAGAACTCGTCAGAAGTGGTGGTGAAACCAGGCACATCACACTCCGGCATACCACTTCTAATCAATGTGGCCCGACACGTGTTCAAAACCGCAGCATCACTAGCACAATAGATCCCATCCACAGAAGGTATATCCAAACTATAAACACCATAGCGGTTTGTAGTCCGGTTAACTGAGAACGATATCTGCTCAGCGGTTCGTGGTGAAGCCGCATTAAATTTGCAGTCTATCCTAACATCTGCCCCTGCAATCAAACAGTAcaaaatatgaatatgaatatgaatatgaatatacTAATATTATCTTTTAGAGTTAACTGCTATTTTCGTCCTCGTGGTTTGTCAAATTATGGCAGTCCAGACCAAATATCAAATttatgccattttcgtccctgacatTCATGAAACATGCCAGTTATGTCCAAAAAACTAACGTTTGCTAAAACTTGCTGGCATAATTGGACAAACAACAAGGACGAAACTGGCATAACAGACGTTAGTTTTTTTGGATGGAACTGAAATGTCAGGGACGAGAATGGTATAAATTTGAAATTTGGCCTGGACTGGCATAATTagaggctgtttgtttacctcttaataaggctcttaatggttcagatctcttactgattcaacacttaatggttcagactgtttgtttcgcgagtagatgtctgaatggttcagacatttgcctctgaatggttaaacattatactaagtttgaatggttaagacctctaatttgaattggtcagacatttgcctctaaacggctaagcattatactggctcttaatggtttagacctcttactgatttAGCACTTATTGGTTGAGCACTTAACCATTTACACGTttccaaacagccccttagacaaaccacaaggacgaaaatggcagttaacttaATCTTTTATTTAAAAATTGTTAATGAATGGTGGGTATAGGATTAACCTGATAATAAGTAGGTGTGGTTGTTGAATGAGTTGATGGAACATGTGTCACAGTAGACCATACCCATGACACTAATGTGAGATATGATGGGTCTTGAAGCTTGAAGCTGCAGAATCAAAGAGAATGTTGAAAGAAGAATGAGAATTGCTGCCGTTGGTTCCATGGCAGAATGTTAGAGATGATGAATGTAATTATTCATATGGATCTTATTTATAAATGGTGGACCTTGATAAATTGAAGTTTTGAGTAGAAACAAGACACGTGAATGTGTTTTGGCTGGATTTATTTCCTCATTGTTTTAATAATAATCCTCATAATTCTAATAATAGTAATAGGAtactactactactattattattaatttaattattattattattatgtaatttAAATTAGTTGAAGAATAATGTTGTCATGGGAATCCAGTG encodes the following:
- the LOC110912206 gene encoding pollen allergen Che a 1; amino-acid sequence: MEPTAAILILLSTFSLILQLQASRPIISHISVMGMVYCDTCSINSFNNHTYLLSGADVRIDCKFNAASPRTAEQISFSVNRTTNRYGVYSLDIPSVDGIYCASDAAVLNTCRATLIRSGMPECDVPGFTTTSDEFSIKSKQANLCVYSMFALSFRPSKKDPAICGK